In the genome of Flavobacterium panacagri, one region contains:
- a CDS encoding glycoside hydrolase family 3 N-terminal domain-containing protein — translation MKNTIIKIGLFTAVLFLIVNCGVSKKTKTAVETNEPISTENKEVYVPKSKSEKKPFVPDCDAENRWADSIYSQMTLDEKLGQLFFANAYSNKDSVHVNKVKELVSKYKIGGIIFFQGGPVRQAKLTNIYQSKAKVPLFIGLDAEWGLSMRLDSTYAYPWNMTLGAIQDLNLIEKVGRQMGSECKRMGIHFNFAPVLDINTNPLNPIIGNRSFGESKTNVANRASAIMKGIQSQGVLCTGKHFPGHGDTAVDSHKALPTVSFTKEHLDEVEIYPYKQLFDEGLASVMVAHLNIPSLEPKENVPSSASYNVVTELLQKQLGFEGLIFTDGLGMKGASNFKPVGDLELAVLQAGNDIFLCPDDVPAALEKLKVFYANGQITEERLAHSVKKILHYKFKAGLNKYKPVDLKNLRKDLTSPDKDALQYNLFENATTVLKNKKDILPIKNLNQKIAYVKLGEDVNSAFVSTLKKYTEITEVSNTNVDSLNKQLKKYDLVILSYHKVNKAWEKQDFSSNELFFLNKIAENNKVILDVFAKPYSLLSIKNFDAIEGLMVSYQNSTISQIVSAEILFGAKSAKGKLPVSINDNFKVNDGIDTEKIDRLGFETPENVGMNSAILDKIDAIAKKAIDGKMAPGMQVLVARKGSVVFQKSYGYQTYDKKVKVSNTDLYDVASISKMISTLPNVMQLYDKNKVELDTKLGTMLPMFAKSNKKDISFKDLLNHYAGLIAWSPFYKSTLDAKGFPSDQYYRKVAENNFTTKVADSLYIRNDYHDTIMKFIADSPISLKKEYKYSDFTFIILKDYLERATHEKLENLSQKNFFNSLGMNYTTYNPLLKFDKNVIAPTEIDNYFRHQLIQGYVHDMAAAMEGGIAGHAGIFSNAMDVAKMMQLFLQKGSYGGERYFSEATFDTFNTCFYCDQGVERGLGFDKRLGKDGPTCQCASKSSFGHTGFTGNMAWVDPENETVYVFLSNRTYPEVGEEGNKLAKEKIREDIQKIIYESIMK, via the coding sequence ATGAAAAATACTATTATAAAAATAGGTTTATTTACAGCTGTTCTTTTTTTAATTGTCAATTGTGGCGTTTCAAAAAAGACTAAAACTGCCGTTGAAACTAATGAACCTATTTCGACAGAAAATAAAGAAGTTTACGTACCCAAAAGCAAATCAGAAAAAAAACCTTTTGTTCCCGATTGTGATGCTGAAAATCGTTGGGCAGACAGTATTTACAGCCAAATGACGCTGGATGAAAAACTAGGTCAATTATTTTTTGCAAATGCTTATTCTAACAAAGATTCTGTACATGTTAATAAAGTAAAAGAACTGGTTTCAAAATACAAAATTGGCGGTATTATTTTCTTTCAGGGCGGGCCGGTTCGTCAAGCGAAATTAACCAACATCTATCAGTCAAAAGCAAAAGTGCCGCTGTTTATAGGACTTGATGCCGAATGGGGATTGAGCATGCGTTTAGACTCAACTTACGCTTATCCTTGGAACATGACTTTGGGCGCGATTCAGGATTTAAATCTTATTGAAAAAGTTGGAAGACAAATGGGAAGCGAATGCAAAAGAATGGGAATTCATTTCAATTTTGCTCCAGTTTTAGATATTAATACCAATCCGCTGAATCCCATTATCGGAAATCGTTCTTTTGGCGAAAGCAAAACCAATGTTGCCAATCGTGCTTCGGCAATTATGAAAGGTATTCAAAGCCAAGGTGTTTTATGTACAGGAAAACATTTTCCGGGTCACGGCGATACGGCAGTCGATTCGCATAAAGCACTTCCAACCGTTTCTTTTACGAAAGAACATTTGGATGAAGTGGAAATATATCCTTATAAACAGCTTTTTGACGAAGGTCTGGCTTCTGTCATGGTGGCGCATCTTAATATTCCGAGTTTAGAACCAAAAGAAAATGTTCCGTCTTCTGCTTCTTATAATGTTGTTACCGAACTTCTTCAGAAACAATTAGGTTTCGAAGGACTTATTTTTACAGATGGTTTAGGCATGAAAGGCGCCAGTAATTTTAAACCTGTCGGCGATTTGGAATTGGCTGTTTTACAGGCAGGAAATGATATTTTCCTTTGTCCGGATGATGTTCCCGCCGCTTTAGAAAAATTAAAAGTCTTTTATGCAAATGGCCAGATTACCGAAGAACGTTTAGCGCATTCCGTTAAAAAAATCCTGCATTACAAATTCAAAGCAGGTTTAAACAAATACAAACCTGTTGATTTAAAAAATCTGCGAAAAGATTTAACAAGTCCTGATAAAGATGCGCTTCAATATAATTTATTCGAAAACGCAACTACAGTATTAAAAAACAAAAAAGACATTCTTCCAATTAAAAATCTGAATCAGAAAATTGCTTACGTAAAACTGGGAGAAGATGTCAACAGTGCTTTTGTTTCAACCTTAAAAAAATATACTGAAATAACAGAAGTTTCAAATACCAACGTCGATTCTTTAAACAAACAATTAAAGAAATACGATTTAGTTATTTTAAGTTATCACAAAGTGAATAAAGCTTGGGAAAAACAAGATTTCTCTTCAAATGAATTGTTTTTTCTAAATAAAATTGCCGAAAATAATAAAGTAATTCTAGACGTTTTTGCAAAACCGTATTCGCTTCTTTCTATCAAAAATTTTGATGCTATTGAAGGATTGATGGTTTCGTACCAAAACTCAACGATTTCTCAGATTGTTTCTGCCGAAATTTTATTTGGAGCAAAAAGTGCCAAAGGAAAATTACCAGTTTCAATCAACGATAATTTTAAAGTAAATGATGGAATCGATACCGAAAAAATCGATCGTTTAGGTTTTGAAACACCAGAAAATGTCGGAATGAATTCGGCAATTCTTGACAAAATAGACGCGATTGCCAAAAAAGCAATTGACGGAAAAATGGCTCCTGGAATGCAGGTTTTAGTGGCAAGAAAAGGCAGTGTCGTTTTTCAGAAATCATACGGATATCAGACTTATGACAAAAAAGTAAAAGTTTCGAATACTGATTTATACGATGTAGCTTCGATTTCAAAAATGATTTCTACACTTCCAAACGTAATGCAGTTATACGATAAAAATAAAGTTGAGTTAGACACCAAATTAGGAACCATGCTTCCGATGTTTGCTAAATCAAACAAAAAAGATATTTCGTTTAAAGATCTTTTAAATCATTATGCGGGATTAATTGCCTGGAGTCCGTTTTATAAATCAACATTAGACGCTAAAGGTTTTCCATCAGATCAATATTATCGAAAAGTTGCAGAAAACAATTTCACAACTAAAGTAGCAGACAGTCTTTACATTCGAAATGATTATCATGACACGATCATGAAATTTATTGCCGACTCTCCTATTTCACTTAAAAAAGAATACAAATACAGTGATTTTACTTTTATCATTTTAAAAGATTATCTGGAAAGAGCCACACATGAAAAATTGGAAAATTTAAGTCAGAAGAACTTTTTCAATTCGTTGGGAATGAATTATACAACTTACAATCCATTGTTGAAATTTGACAAAAATGTAATCGCTCCAACCGAAATTGATAACTATTTCAGACATCAATTAATTCAAGGTTACGTACACGATATGGCAGCCGCTATGGAAGGCGGAATTGCTGGTCACGCGGGAATTTTCTCCAATGCGATGGATGTTGCCAAAATGATGCAGCTTTTTCTTCAAAAAGGAAGTTATGGCGGTGAACGTTATTTTTCTGAAGCTACATTTGATACTTTCAACACCTGTTTTTATTGCGATCAAGGCGTTGAAAGAGGTTTAGGTTTCGACAAAAGATTAGGAAAAGACGGCCCGACTTGTCAATGTGCTTCGAAATCAAGTTTTGGACACACTGGATTTACCGGAAATATGGCTTGGGTTGATCCCGAAAACGAAACGGTTTATGTATTTTTATCTAACAGAACGTATCCAGAAGTTGGCGAAGAAGGAAATAAACTAGCGAAAGAAAAGATTCGTGAAGACATTCAGAAAATAATTTATGAATCTATAATGAAATAA
- a CDS encoding sodium:solute symporter: MSSTTILIFIFVYFGLLLFISNVISKKGQDNDSFFKANKNSKWYLVAFGMIGTALSGVTFISVPGEVGSPNGEQFKYFQFVLGNAIGFIIIAKVLLPLYYRMNLTSIYSYIEQRMGIRSYKTAASIFLVSRTISSAFRLYLVVIVLQRYVFNDFHIPFPVTVLLALALIFLYTFRSGLKTIIITDTLQTFFLVSSVFITIYFVCDSLNLTVLESVSTIQKSNYSKIFFFDDFFTSKYHFVKQILGGMFVTIAMVGLDQDLMQKNLSCKNIGEAQKNMFTFTGIFVLINIIFLSLGALLYIYAAKNNVEIPLDLATGKPRTDLLFPEIALNHLSIVPAFVFLLGIIAATFATTDSALTALTTSFCVDFLGMDKSENLDNHKNVTIRHWVHFAFSILLFLVIIVLNSFNDASVVALIFKAASYTYGPLLGLYAFGLLQKSRLVNDKLIPIICLISPIFTYFLSENSAQLFGYTFDNELIIINGLFTYIGIYLTSKRTEEKISF, translated from the coding sequence ATGTCTTCTACTACAATTCTCATTTTTATCTTTGTTTATTTTGGCCTTTTACTCTTTATTTCAAATGTAATCAGTAAAAAAGGACAGGACAATGATTCTTTTTTCAAAGCAAATAAAAATTCCAAATGGTATCTAGTTGCTTTTGGTATGATTGGAACAGCACTTTCTGGCGTTACCTTTATTTCGGTTCCTGGAGAAGTCGGTTCACCAAACGGAGAACAGTTCAAATATTTCCAGTTTGTTTTAGGAAACGCAATTGGTTTTATCATTATTGCAAAAGTCCTGCTACCACTCTATTACAGAATGAATCTGACTTCGATTTATAGTTATATCGAACAAAGAATGGGAATTAGAAGTTACAAAACGGCAGCTTCGATTTTCTTGGTCAGCAGAACCATTAGCTCTGCTTTTAGATTGTATTTGGTGGTTATCGTTTTACAGCGATATGTCTTCAACGATTTTCATATTCCATTTCCTGTAACGGTACTTTTGGCTTTGGCGCTTATCTTTTTATACACTTTTAGAAGCGGTCTAAAAACGATTATTATTACCGATACTTTACAGACGTTTTTTTTAGTTAGTTCCGTGTTTATAACCATTTATTTTGTTTGCGACAGTCTTAACCTGACTGTTCTTGAGTCGGTTTCAACCATTCAGAAAAGTAATTATTCTAAAATATTTTTCTTTGATGATTTCTTTACGAGCAAGTACCACTTTGTAAAGCAGATTTTAGGAGGAATGTTTGTTACTATTGCAATGGTTGGGCTCGACCAAGATTTAATGCAGAAAAATTTAAGCTGTAAAAACATCGGCGAAGCACAAAAAAACATGTTTACGTTTACAGGAATTTTTGTTTTAATCAATATTATTTTCTTGAGTTTAGGTGCTTTATTATACATCTACGCTGCAAAAAATAATGTTGAAATTCCATTAGATTTAGCAACAGGAAAACCAAGAACCGATTTACTTTTTCCAGAAATTGCTTTAAATCATTTGTCAATCGTTCCGGCTTTTGTTTTCCTTTTAGGAATTATCGCGGCTACTTTTGCAACAACCGATTCGGCTTTAACCGCTTTGACAACTTCATTTTGTGTCGATTTTCTTGGAATGGATAAATCTGAAAATCTGGATAATCACAAAAATGTAACAATAAGACATTGGGTGCATTTCGCTTTTTCAATATTGCTTTTTCTGGTAATTATTGTCTTAAATTCCTTTAATGACGCTTCTGTTGTGGCACTAATTTTCAAAGCAGCATCTTACACTTACGGCCCTTTATTAGGATTATACGCTTTTGGATTATTACAAAAATCAAGATTAGTAAACGACAAACTAATTCCGATTATCTGTCTTATTTCTCCAATATTCACGTATTTCTTAAGTGAAAATTCAGCACAATTATTCGGATACACTTTTGATAACGAATTAATTATCATCAACGGATTATTCACTTATATCGGAATTTATTTAACCAGTAAGCGAACAGAAGAAAAAATCTCTTTCTAA
- the murQ gene encoding N-acetylmuramic acid 6-phosphate etherase — MKNKNPETEQESLYKDLDQMTVKELLTNINTEDRKVPEIIEGQIPKIEKLVKAIVKKMQLGGRLFYIGAGTSGRIGILDASECPPTFGVPHDMIIGIIAGGDTAIRKAVENAEDDTEQAWKDLAKFEISSLDFIIGIAASGNTPYVLGALKKAKEHNIKTGSISCISNGLIAQEADFPIEVIVGPEFLTGSTRMKAGTAQKLTLNMISTSVMIKLGKVKGNKMVDMQLSNEKLVKRGIKMIMEELGIEYDLAEELLQKHKSVRAVLLDHNSKK; from the coding sequence ATGAAGAATAAAAATCCTGAAACCGAACAAGAATCTTTATACAAAGATTTAGATCAAATGACAGTAAAAGAGCTGTTGACCAACATCAATACAGAAGATCGAAAAGTACCAGAAATTATCGAAGGCCAGATTCCTAAAATTGAAAAACTGGTTAAAGCAATCGTTAAGAAAATGCAGTTAGGCGGCCGATTATTTTATATTGGAGCTGGAACTTCTGGGCGTATCGGAATTTTAGATGCTTCTGAATGCCCGCCAACTTTTGGTGTGCCACATGATATGATTATCGGAATTATTGCCGGTGGCGACACTGCGATTCGAAAAGCGGTTGAAAATGCAGAAGACGATACCGAACAAGCTTGGAAAGATTTAGCTAAATTTGAAATTTCAAGTCTGGATTTTATTATCGGGATTGCTGCTTCTGGAAATACACCTTATGTTTTAGGTGCTTTAAAAAAAGCTAAAGAACATAATATTAAAACAGGAAGTATTTCGTGCATCAGCAACGGACTTATAGCACAGGAAGCTGACTTTCCAATTGAAGTAATCGTTGGGCCAGAATTCCTAACCGGAAGTACAAGAATGAAAGCAGGAACAGCTCAAAAACTGACTTTGAACATGATTTCGACTTCGGTAATGATTAAACTTGGAAAAGTAAAAGGCAACAAGATGGTTGACATGCAGTTGTCTAATGAAAAACTGGTAAAACGAGGTATCAAAATGATTATGGAAGAATTGGGAATTGAATATGATTTAGCCGAAGAATTACTGCAAAAACATAAAAGCGTACGCGCTGTTTTGTTAGATCATAACAGCAAAAAATAA
- a CDS encoding exo-beta-N-acetylmuramidase NamZ family protein — protein sequence MIKFISKSVFILSSLFITSLYSNSFSTAVNYGTSEINPPAIKTGADNYEKYLPLLKDKKIGIVTNQTGILSNKTHLVDFLLEKKIAIQTIFAPEHGFRGTADAGEHVVDGKDPKTGLSIISLYGDNKKPKPTQLNGIDIMIFDLQDVGARFYTYISSLHYVMEACAENNVPLIILDRPNPNGSIVDGPLLEKEFTSFVGMHPIPLLHGMTIGEYGQMINGKKWLKDGVQCKLTVIPCSNYKRTMEYSLLVKPSPNLPNDQSINLYASLCLFEGTNVSMGRGTEKQFQIYGSPYLTKTNFSFTPKPNFGAKEPLYNGKECFGEDLTSYPKLKQLELKWLLKAYQNTSDKSKFFNSFFTKLAGTKKLQQQIESGVSEKEIRTSWKKDLEAFQIMRKPYLLY from the coding sequence ATGATAAAATTCATCTCAAAAAGTGTCTTTATTTTAAGTTCTCTGTTTATTACGTCTTTGTATTCTAATTCGTTCTCAACAGCTGTAAACTACGGCACATCAGAAATTAATCCTCCAGCAATAAAAACTGGAGCAGATAATTACGAGAAATATTTACCGCTTTTAAAAGACAAAAAAATAGGAATTGTAACTAATCAAACAGGGATTTTATCTAACAAAACCCATTTAGTTGATTTTTTACTGGAGAAAAAAATTGCCATTCAAACCATCTTCGCACCAGAACACGGTTTTAGAGGAACTGCCGATGCAGGAGAACATGTTGTTGACGGAAAAGATCCAAAAACAGGATTATCCATCATTTCTCTTTACGGAGACAATAAAAAACCGAAACCAACACAATTAAACGGGATCGATATTATGATTTTTGATCTCCAGGATGTTGGTGCTCGTTTTTACACCTATATTTCTTCTTTGCATTATGTAATGGAGGCTTGCGCCGAAAACAATGTCCCGCTTATAATTTTGGACAGACCAAATCCTAATGGAAGTATTGTTGATGGCCCGCTTTTAGAAAAAGAATTTACCAGTTTTGTCGGCATGCACCCTATTCCACTCCTTCACGGAATGACAATTGGAGAATACGGTCAAATGATTAATGGAAAAAAATGGCTTAAAGATGGTGTTCAATGTAAACTAACTGTAATTCCATGCTCCAATTATAAACGTACAATGGAATACAGCTTATTAGTAAAACCCTCTCCAAATTTACCAAACGATCAGTCTATAAATCTATACGCCAGTTTATGTCTTTTTGAAGGAACTAATGTAAGCATGGGGCGTGGAACAGAAAAGCAATTTCAAATTTACGGTTCTCCTTATTTAACCAAAACCAATTTCAGCTTTACGCCGAAACCCAATTTTGGAGCCAAAGAGCCGCTTTATAACGGAAAAGAATGTTTTGGCGAAGATTTAACTTCATACCCAAAACTCAAACAATTAGAATTAAAATGGCTCTTAAAAGCCTATCAAAATACCAGCGATAAATCTAAATTTTTCAATTCCTTTTTTACCAAACTAGCCGGAACAAAAAAATTACAGCAGCAAATTGAATCTGGAGTTTCAGAAAAAGAAATTCGCACAAGCTGGAAAAAAGATTTAGAAGCTTTTCAAATCATGAGAAAACCGTATTTACTTTACTAA